A section of the Pedobacter sp. HDW13 genome encodes:
- a CDS encoding DUF58 domain-containing protein has protein sequence MKKLFQQYYINLFLTDRLFTAIGFCVVLFLLKFFFAWLGDIPEIAIGVLLILFLIDVFILYRVSEGIDAKRFTSKRLSNGDENPIQIEIRNRYGFGINARVIDEVPFQFQLRDKDFRLHIKPAEIKSIHYNLRPTKRGEYNFGFIRTYISSPLRLINRRYNFDGAKILPVYPSFINLGQYELMAVSHHLTAFGIKKIRKVGHSSEFDQIKNYVGGDDIRTINWKATARKSSLMVNTYTDERSQNIYCIIDKSRVMKMPFEGLSLLDYAINAAVALAKVAMLKEDKAGLITVSENIGAVVPADRKSAQLGTIMNVLYKEKTRYLENNLEALYATVRSVVKQRGLLVFFTNFESLSALQRQLPYLKRISKYHLLVVVFFENTELKALSSEPAKDVEGIYHKTIAEKFIYEKKLMVKELNTHGILAILTPPQKLTVNVINQYLALKAQQRI, from the coding sequence TTGAAAAAACTCTTTCAGCAATATTACATCAATTTATTCTTAACCGACCGCCTTTTTACTGCGATTGGGTTTTGTGTTGTGCTTTTTTTACTGAAATTCTTTTTTGCCTGGCTGGGCGACATACCCGAAATAGCCATCGGCGTACTGTTGATACTCTTTTTGATTGATGTTTTTATCCTCTACCGTGTAAGCGAGGGTATCGATGCCAAAAGATTTACTTCGAAGCGGTTAAGCAATGGCGACGAAAATCCAATTCAGATAGAAATCAGAAACCGCTATGGTTTTGGCATAAACGCAAGGGTAATTGACGAAGTTCCTTTTCAGTTTCAACTGCGTGATAAAGATTTCAGATTGCATATTAAGCCGGCCGAGATTAAATCGATCCACTATAATCTGCGGCCAACCAAGCGTGGCGAATACAATTTTGGTTTTATCAGAACATATATCAGTTCTCCCTTACGTTTAATCAATCGCCGCTATAACTTTGATGGCGCCAAAATTTTACCTGTTTACCCCTCTTTTATTAATCTGGGGCAGTACGAACTCATGGCTGTTTCGCATCATTTAACAGCTTTTGGCATCAAAAAGATTAGAAAGGTTGGTCATAGCAGCGAATTCGATCAGATTAAAAACTATGTTGGGGGCGATGATATCCGCACCATTAACTGGAAAGCTACAGCCCGGAAAAGCAGCCTGATGGTGAATACCTACACTGATGAGCGGTCGCAGAATATTTATTGCATTATAGATAAATCGCGCGTAATGAAAATGCCTTTTGAGGGCTTAAGCCTGCTCGATTATGCCATCAATGCTGCTGTTGCCCTGGCTAAAGTGGCCATGCTCAAAGAAGATAAGGCCGGATTAATTACCGTATCAGAAAATATTGGTGCCGTTGTACCTGCCGACAGGAAATCAGCACAGCTTGGCACCATCATGAACGTGCTTTACAAAGAAAAAACCAGATATTTAGAAAACAATCTGGAAGCCTTATACGCCACTGTACGTTCGGTAGTAAAACAACGCGGGTTATTGGTATTTTTCACCAATTTCGAAAGCTTATCGGCATTGCAAAGGCAACTCCCCTATTTAAAGCGGATTTCAAAATATCACTTATTGGTAGTCGTGTTTTTTGAAAACACCGAACTAAAAGCCTTAAGCAGCGAACCAGCTAAAGACGTTGAAGGGATTTATCACAAAACCATTGCAGAAAAGTTTATTTACGAGAAAAAACTCATGGTTAAGGAGTTGAATACGCACGGTATTTTAGCCATTCTTACCCCACCACAAAAACTAACGGTAAACGTGATTAACCAATACCTGGCTTTAAAAGCACAGCAAAGGATTTAG
- a CDS encoding MoxR family ATPase codes for MEQEQFNPRTDLSALNEAVNQIRNVLGNVIIGQKQVIDFLIVGLLADGHILIEGVPGVAKTLSAKLLAKSIAAQFSRVQFTPDLMPSDVLGTPIFNTKTGDFEFRKGPIFGNIILVDEINRAPAKTQSALFEVMEERQVTIDGETYLMDEPFMVLATQNPIEQEGTYRLPEAQLDRFLFKIEVKYPSLEEETAILAAQHTLVNKTLLNEVKPVLSVAQIQQARAIIRNLFVEPKLLEFIAKIVHETRNNPSLYLGASPRASLAIVHSAKAFAAIQDRDFVTPDDIIAVAGPVLAHRILLSPEKEMEGLTTSDIVNQIIKKIEVPR; via the coding sequence ATGGAACAAGAACAGTTTAACCCACGTACAGATTTAAGCGCATTAAATGAAGCGGTAAACCAGATCAGAAACGTACTTGGAAATGTCATTATCGGACAAAAACAGGTTATTGATTTCTTAATTGTCGGTTTGCTTGCCGATGGACATATTTTAATAGAAGGTGTACCCGGCGTGGCCAAAACGCTTAGTGCTAAATTACTTGCCAAATCTATCGCTGCGCAATTTTCGAGGGTGCAGTTTACACCCGATTTAATGCCATCTGATGTTTTGGGAACACCGATTTTCAACACCAAAACCGGCGATTTCGAATTCAGGAAAGGCCCTATTTTTGGCAACATTATTCTGGTTGATGAAATTAACCGTGCCCCTGCCAAAACCCAATCGGCTTTATTCGAGGTGATGGAAGAACGCCAGGTAACGATTGATGGCGAAACCTATTTAATGGATGAGCCTTTTATGGTGCTCGCTACTCAAAACCCAATTGAACAGGAAGGTACCTACCGCTTACCAGAGGCACAGTTAGACCGTTTTCTCTTTAAAATAGAAGTAAAATACCCTTCGCTTGAAGAGGAAACCGCCATATTAGCGGCACAGCATACCCTGGTAAATAAAACTTTACTAAATGAAGTGAAACCTGTACTTTCTGTAGCACAGATCCAGCAGGCCAGGGCTATTATCCGTAATTTGTTTGTTGAGCCTAAATTACTAGAGTTTATTGCCAAAATTGTGCACGAAACACGCAACAATCCTTCGCTTTATCTGGGTGCTTCGCCACGTGCATCGCTGGCAATCGTACATAGTGCTAAAGCCTTTGCCGCGATTCAAGACCGCGATTTTGTAACGCCTGATGATATTATTGCCGTTGCAGGGCCGGTATTGGCACATCGCATATTGTTATCGCCCGAAAAAGAAATGGAAGGTTTAACCACCAGCGATATTGTAAACCAGATTATTAAAAAAATTGAAGTACCGAGATAG
- a CDS encoding DUF4350 domain-containing protein encodes MKGYKAYIIIGCFLIVAYLVAQYNKPTPTNWAPTYAAKDKIPYGTYILYNQIKDILPNASVKTSQLAVYNTLKSKHFNKTAYLIVAQQADISKYDLAELIKYMQAGNDVFIASYDFGKMEKELKLKTGTSLNAAGNTLNFTHPNFKTDASYGFERGIGAQFFSRTDSTKVTVLGINGNGQPNFIRYPYGKGFLYLIAEPGFYTNFNLLDKYGAEYAAKTLSYLQGNKSIIFDEYFTGQKNTTTDILGVFFKHPELKFAYYLAIFSLLVFVLFEIKRRQRIIPLADPNTNSSLAFTYVVGSLYYQERNNHDIALKKINYFMEYLRSRYFLKTTEINQEFTQLLIDKTGINEALAKTLTRYFIQIPQMNELSDHELISLNESIEQFYKYTHSNGTRTV; translated from the coding sequence ATGAAAGGATATAAAGCATATATAATTATCGGTTGCTTTTTAATTGTGGCTTATCTGGTTGCACAATACAACAAACCTACCCCAACCAATTGGGCGCCCACCTATGCAGCAAAGGATAAAATACCCTATGGTACCTACATTTTATACAACCAGATAAAAGACATTCTGCCTAATGCCAGTGTTAAAACTTCGCAGCTGGCCGTTTACAACACACTGAAATCGAAGCACTTTAACAAAACAGCTTATTTAATTGTAGCCCAGCAGGCAGATATCAGCAAGTATGATTTAGCAGAACTCATCAAATACATGCAGGCCGGCAATGATGTTTTTATTGCCAGTTATGATTTTGGTAAAATGGAAAAAGAGCTGAAGTTAAAAACAGGCACTTCTTTAAATGCCGCAGGCAATACGCTAAACTTTACACACCCCAATTTTAAAACAGATGCAAGCTATGGTTTCGAAAGAGGTATTGGCGCGCAGTTTTTTAGCCGAACCGATTCTACCAAAGTAACCGTTTTGGGAATAAACGGCAATGGCCAGCCAAATTTTATCCGCTACCCTTATGGTAAGGGCTTTCTATATCTAATTGCCGAGCCTGGTTTTTACACCAATTTCAATTTGCTTGATAAATATGGAGCAGAATATGCGGCCAAAACATTAAGCTATTTACAGGGTAATAAATCCATCATTTTCGACGAGTATTTTACCGGACAAAAAAACACAACAACTGATATATTAGGGGTGTTTTTTAAGCATCCAGAACTAAAATTTGCCTACTACCTGGCTATCTTCAGCCTGCTCGTTTTTGTGCTGTTTGAAATTAAACGCAGGCAAAGGATTATTCCCTTAGCCGATCCAAACACAAATTCTTCGCTGGCATTTACGTATGTAGTTGGCAGTTTATATTATCAGGAACGCAACAACCACGATATAGCGCTGAAAAAAATCAATTATTTTATGGAGTACCTCCGCAGCAGGTATTTCCTTAAAACAACTGAAATTAATCAGGAATTTACGCAGTTATTAATCGATAAGACCGGCATTAATGAGGCTTTGGCTAAAACATTAACCCGCTATTTTATCCAGATACCCCAAATGAACGAATTAAGCGACCATGAGTTGATCAGCTTAAACGAAAGCATAGAACAGTTTTATAAATATACACATAGCAATGGAACAAGAACAGTTTAA
- a CDS encoding DUF4129 domain-containing protein, whose protein sequence is MQRVLIRNILIFLLFFAPVIGKAQAGKTKSVVGVVRIDTNSQVTPAKFDKEAISNYKAQKEFQYDEIGQQQLSWWDRFWLWFWQMVGDLFQGAAGNPISRYIFIGVGVGVVIFIVLKLIGSENIFSRKSKETILPYDVLTENIHEIDYEQELQRLITEGKFRLAVRLLYLRALKKLSDAELIQWQPEKTNYHYLTELREPALKNDFGKLTLQFDYIWYGDFPIDATRFEPINQSFNHFNSQIR, encoded by the coding sequence ATGCAACGCGTTTTAATCAGAAACATTCTCATATTTCTCTTGTTTTTTGCCCCTGTAATTGGCAAAGCACAGGCTGGCAAAACTAAGTCTGTGGTTGGTGTTGTGCGCATTGATACCAATAGCCAGGTTACACCTGCAAAATTTGATAAAGAAGCGATCAGCAATTATAAAGCACAAAAAGAATTTCAATACGATGAAATTGGCCAGCAACAACTATCCTGGTGGGACCGCTTTTGGCTCTGGTTTTGGCAAATGGTAGGCGATTTGTTTCAAGGAGCAGCTGGTAATCCCATTTCGCGGTATATCTTTATCGGCGTGGGTGTTGGCGTGGTTATATTCATTGTACTTAAGTTAATTGGTTCGGAAAACATATTTAGCCGGAAATCCAAAGAAACCATCCTGCCTTATGATGTATTGACCGAGAACATCCATGAAATTGACTATGAGCAGGAATTACAGCGTTTAATTACCGAAGGAAAATTCCGCCTGGCGGTAAGACTTTTGTATTTAAGGGCTTTAAAAAAGTTAAGCGATGCGGAATTGATCCAGTGGCAGCCCGAAAAAACCAATTATCATTATTTAACGGAGCTTCGTGAACCTGCCCTTAAAAACGATTTTGGCAAACTTACACTTCAGTTCGACTATATCTGGTATGGCGATTTCCCTATTGATGCCACACGGTTCGAACCAATTAACCAATCATTTAATCACTTTAACAGCCAGATTAGATGA
- a CDS encoding stage II sporulation protein M — protein sequence MREALFVKKHSEKWQNYDSMQQANPDEVANQFIEITNDLAYAKTFYPNSKTTAYLNGLASKLHQSVYKNKKEKTNRFIQFWKTELPLVFFQYKKQIWYAFAFFIISCAIGALSAKYDDTFVRLIMGDGYVNMTNENIAKGDPFGVYKQPNEFMMFFQIGINNIYVALYTFVLGIIFSFGSIVSIFRNGVMLGSFQYFFFSKGLGIQSVLVIWIHGTLEISAIVLAGAAGIILGNSLLFPKTYSRKVSVLKGAKDGLKIVIGLIPIFIVAAFFESFVTRHTEMPLVLSASILLLSAAFIVWYVFIYPVKIKLKQPESN from the coding sequence ATGAGAGAAGCATTATTTGTTAAAAAGCATTCGGAGAAGTGGCAAAATTACGATTCCATGCAGCAGGCCAATCCTGATGAGGTGGCCAACCAGTTTATCGAAATTACCAACGATCTTGCTTACGCCAAAACATTTTATCCAAACTCGAAAACTACCGCTTATTTAAACGGGCTGGCTTCCAAATTACATCAATCGGTTTATAAAAATAAAAAGGAGAAAACTAACCGGTTTATCCAGTTCTGGAAAACCGAGCTCCCACTCGTATTCTTTCAGTATAAAAAACAGATTTGGTATGCATTTGCATTTTTTATCATCTCGTGTGCCATAGGCGCCTTATCAGCCAAATACGACGACACTTTTGTTCGCCTGATTATGGGCGATGGCTACGTAAATATGACCAACGAAAACATTGCTAAAGGCGATCCTTTTGGGGTATACAAGCAACCAAACGAATTTATGATGTTCTTTCAGATTGGCATCAACAACATTTACGTTGCCCTGTATACTTTTGTTTTAGGCATTATATTTTCTTTCGGTTCAATTGTTTCTATCTTCCGCAACGGGGTTATGCTCGGCTCTTTTCAATACTTCTTTTTTAGCAAAGGCCTGGGCATTCAATCTGTACTGGTAATCTGGATCCATGGAACGCTAGAAATATCGGCCATAGTGCTGGCAGGTGCGGCCGGTATTATTTTAGGTAACAGCTTATTGTTCCCCAAAACCTATTCGCGCAAGGTGTCGGTATTGAAAGGTGCAAAAGATGGTTTAAAAATCGTAATTGGTTTGATACCCATCTTTATTGTAGCTGCCTTTTTCGAAAGTTTTGTTACCCGCCATACCGAAATGCCACTGGTATTGAGTGCCTCCATCCTGCTATTATCGGCAGCCTTTATTGTCTGGTACGTATTCATTTATCCCGTTAAAATTAAGCTCAAACAACCCGAAAGCAATTAA
- a CDS encoding RDD family protein, translating into MDSIRISTAQNIDISYEIAGLGERIAARCIDLGVFLVLGIITLILMGASETSMSGGGKIILIVFLAIFVFYDLVCELIMDGQSLGKKVLKIKVISLDGGQPALSQYILRWLFRTIDFGIPLGWGVVALISVIVTKNHQRLGDILGKTTLIKTNPRTQFTNMAFSFSLPETYEARFKDVLHLNDREIELIHEVLTSYYQTGNAELIYAMAAKTKEHIVVSIPAGMNELQFLETVLKDYKHLTSMVNV; encoded by the coding sequence ATGGATAGTATCAGAATTAGCACTGCTCAAAATATCGATATCTCATATGAAATTGCCGGTCTGGGTGAGCGCATTGCGGCCAGATGTATAGATTTGGGCGTTTTTCTGGTACTGGGTATAATTACACTGATTTTGATGGGCGCTAGTGAAACAAGCATGTCGGGTGGCGGAAAAATTATCTTAATTGTATTCCTCGCCATTTTTGTTTTTTACGATCTGGTTTGTGAGCTCATTATGGATGGGCAAAGTTTGGGTAAGAAGGTGCTTAAAATAAAAGTGATTAGCCTGGATGGTGGGCAACCAGCTCTTAGTCAGTATATTTTAAGGTGGCTGTTCAGGACAATTGATTTCGGTATTCCGTTAGGCTGGGGTGTAGTAGCGCTGATATCGGTAATCGTAACCAAAAACCACCAGCGTTTAGGCGATATTTTAGGAAAAACAACTTTGATTAAAACAAATCCAAGAACTCAGTTTACCAACATGGCCTTTAGCTTTAGCCTGCCCGAAACCTACGAAGCCCGGTTTAAAGATGTACTCCATTTAAATGATCGCGAGATTGAGCTCATCCACGAAGTATTAACCAGTTATTACCAAACAGGCAATGCCGAGTTGATTTATGCCATGGCTGCTAAAACAAAAGAACATATCGTGGTAAGCATTCCAGCGGGCATGAACGAATTACAGTTTTTAGAAACGGTACTTAAAGATTATAAACACCTAACCTCAATGGTGAATGTTTAA
- a CDS encoding DUF2752 domain-containing protein has protein sequence MFILFIFCSLINLVDWLQNHLISCPFKALTGIDCPGCGFQRSFIAIIQGDLSKSWLLYPPTIPLLILFIAAGLLYKFPIKNQSLILRILVIVVGNFVMLSYLYKMLLH, from the coding sequence ATGTTTATCCTTTTTATATTTTGCAGTTTAATCAACCTGGTTGATTGGCTGCAAAATCATTTAATCTCCTGCCCATTTAAAGCTTTAACAGGCATTGATTGCCCAGGTTGCGGGTTTCAACGTTCTTTTATTGCAATAATTCAAGGCGATTTATCAAAAAGCTGGCTGCTCTATCCACCAACTATTCCTTTACTGATCTTATTTATTGCAGCAGGCTTGCTTTATAAGTTCCCTATTAAAAACCAATCTCTGATTTTACGAATACTTGTTATTGTTGTTGGCAATTTCGTAATGCTTTCTTACCTGTATAAAATGCTGTTGCACTAG
- a CDS encoding DUF5684 domain-containing protein: MNEYDSGGIIAGIGFGAVIFYLILIVISLAGMWKAFEKAGKPGWACIIPIYREIVMIEIVGKPMIWILWLIIPCVNFVFGIWLINLFSKSFGKTEGYTVGLILLPFVFWPMLGFGPATYLGPSAAEAQNGGFGNNPFNNPNNPFNNPFENKDKPSDTPPPVV, translated from the coding sequence ATGAACGAATATGATTCAGGCGGAATAATCGCAGGCATTGGTTTTGGAGCAGTTATCTTCTATCTCATTTTAATTGTGATTTCGCTGGCTGGGATGTGGAAAGCATTCGAAAAGGCAGGTAAACCAGGTTGGGCATGCATTATACCTATTTACCGTGAAATTGTAATGATAGAGATTGTTGGGAAACCAATGATATGGATTTTATGGTTAATAATCCCTTGCGTAAATTTTGTATTTGGAATTTGGTTGATCAACCTATTTAGCAAAAGCTTTGGAAAAACAGAAGGTTACACGGTAGGTCTAATTTTATTGCCGTTTGTATTCTGGCCAATGTTAGGTTTCGGACCAGCTACTTATTTAGGCCCGTCAGCTGCTGAGGCTCAAAATGGTGGTTTTGGAAATAATCCTTTCAATAATCCAAACAACCCTTTTAACAATCCTTTCGAGAATAAAGATAAACCAAGCGATACACCGCCACCGGTAGTTTAA
- a CDS encoding GDSL-type esterase/lipase family protein → MKILFGVILFSLLTSGCTKHENMPTNTDPSITSPTTGGSTFSYLALGDSYTIGEAVKQAESFPYQLQNLLKGKNISVANPKIIAVTGWTTDELQVGIKKENLSGTYDFVTLLIGVNNQYRGYPLALTAKSSQNCYKRLSLLLAAMCVKFL, encoded by the coding sequence ATGAAGATTTTATTCGGTGTCATTTTATTTTCTTTATTAACTTCGGGCTGTACTAAGCACGAAAACATGCCTACAAATACTGATCCTTCTATTACAAGTCCCACTACCGGAGGAAGCACATTTAGCTATCTGGCGCTGGGCGATTCTTACACGATTGGAGAAGCAGTTAAGCAAGCTGAATCCTTTCCCTACCAGCTGCAAAATTTACTAAAAGGCAAAAACATCAGCGTAGCCAATCCCAAAATTATTGCGGTAACCGGCTGGACTACCGATGAACTGCAGGTAGGGATTAAAAAAGAAAATTTAAGCGGAACTTATGATTTTGTTACGCTGCTCATTGGCGTAAACAACCAGTACCGTGGCTATCCCTTAGCACTTACCGCAAAGAGTTCGCAGAATTGTTACAAAAGGCTATCGCTTTTGCTGGCGGCGATGTGCGTAAAGTTTTTGTGA
- the lipB gene encoding lipoyl(octanoyl) transferase LipB has product MNETAEKVIAKDLMPTVFTDWGLTDYQQAWDKQEDLLNQTVAIKTANRVNNTHTPTPNHLIFCEHPHVYTLGKSGHPENLLLDEQGLKDKQATYYKINRGGDITYHGPGQIVGYPILDLDNFFTDIHLYLRTLEEAVILTLKDYDIEAGRYPGYTGVWLDADNEKARKICAMGVRCSRWVTMHGFAFNVNVDLDYFKNIVPCGIDDKAVTSLQHELGRKLDMEEVKAKLKNHIASLFKMKLV; this is encoded by the coding sequence ATGAACGAGACAGCAGAAAAAGTAATTGCCAAAGATTTAATGCCAACGGTTTTTACAGATTGGGGCTTAACCGACTACCAGCAAGCCTGGGATAAACAGGAAGACTTACTGAACCAAACGGTTGCCATTAAAACTGCCAACCGGGTAAACAACACCCATACCCCTACTCCAAACCACCTGATTTTTTGCGAACACCCGCATGTTTATACTTTAGGCAAAAGCGGTCACCCCGAAAACCTTTTGCTTGATGAGCAGGGCTTAAAAGACAAACAGGCTACTTATTATAAAATTAACCGTGGAGGTGATATTACCTACCATGGTCCGGGGCAGATTGTAGGTTACCCCATATTGGATCTCGACAATTTTTTTACCGATATCCACCTCTATCTGCGTACCCTCGAGGAAGCTGTAATTTTAACTTTGAAAGATTACGATATTGAGGCCGGCCGTTATCCTGGCTACACGGGTGTGTGGTTAGATGCAGATAACGAAAAGGCCCGAAAAATTTGTGCAATGGGCGTTCGTTGCAGCCGCTGGGTAACCATGCATGGTTTTGCTTTTAATGTAAATGTTGACCTCGATTATTTCAAAAACATTGTACCCTGCGGGATAGATGATAAAGCAGTTACCTCATTACAGCATGAACTTGGCCGCAAGCTCGACATGGAAGAAGTGAAAGCCAAGCTAAAAAATCATATTGCCAGCCTTTTTAAAATGAAATTGGTTTAG
- a CDS encoding 4'-phosphopantetheinyl transferase superfamily protein, which yields MPIIYNQNIDEHAVLAIWKIEETEDELLAGLQLKQHEHDIISSLNSGKRLLHWLSTRLLLRTMLNTTEYIDCQFDEHGKPYLVNFDYHISLSHSYDYAAVMISKNYAVGVDIELIKHKIKSIKHKFLSDVELAQKQIGDNTDGLYVAWCAKEAIYKWHGKKGLEFKQHIHIKPFKLKNEGALNALVELPTGTRELTVNYFKTKDGYMLGYVAGNY from the coding sequence ATGCCAATAATTTACAACCAAAATATTGATGAACATGCTGTTTTAGCAATCTGGAAAATTGAAGAAACAGAAGATGAATTGTTGGCAGGGCTGCAACTCAAACAGCACGAACACGATATTATCTCATCTTTAAACAGTGGCAAAAGGTTACTGCACTGGCTAAGCACCAGGCTTTTGCTCCGCACAATGCTCAATACTACCGAGTATATCGATTGCCAGTTTGATGAGCATGGCAAACCTTACCTGGTTAATTTTGATTACCACATTTCGTTAAGCCATTCTTACGATTACGCCGCGGTAATGATTAGCAAAAACTATGCAGTTGGGGTTGATATTGAGCTGATTAAGCATAAAATAAAAAGCATTAAACACAAGTTCTTAAGTGATGTAGAGCTGGCGCAAAAGCAAATTGGCGATAATACCGACGGCCTTTATGTAGCCTGGTGTGCCAAAGAGGCCATTTACAAATGGCATGGCAAAAAAGGCTTGGAGTTTAAGCAGCATATCCACATTAAGCCTTTTAAACTAAAAAACGAAGGTGCCTTAAACGCATTGGTAGAGCTGCCAACCGGTACCCGCGAACTGACGGTTAATTATTTTAAAACCAAAGATGGCTATATGCTGGGCTATGTAGCCGGCAATTATTAA
- the dcd gene encoding dCTP deaminase — MILSDSRILEEIEKGTIIIEPFKRECLGTNSYDVHLGKYLATYKSRVLDAKVHNEIEHFEIPKDGYILHPGTLYLGVTLEYTETHGHVPFLEGKSSTGRLGIDIHATAGKGDVGFCNTWTLEISVAQPVKVYAGMPIGQLIYFVVEGNIGTMYNTKGNAKYNNKTTRPVESMMWKNKF; from the coding sequence ATGATATTATCTGATAGCAGGATATTAGAAGAAATTGAGAAGGGAACCATCATCATTGAGCCTTTTAAACGAGAGTGTTTAGGAACAAACTCTTATGATGTGCATTTGGGGAAATATTTGGCTACCTATAAAAGCCGCGTGCTGGATGCCAAAGTCCATAATGAGATCGAACATTTTGAAATTCCAAAAGATGGTTATATCCTTCATCCCGGAACGCTTTACCTTGGGGTTACCTTAGAGTATACCGAAACCCATGGTCACGTACCTTTTTTAGAGGGGAAAAGCAGTACTGGCCGCTTAGGAATCGATATTCACGCTACCGCAGGTAAGGGCGATGTAGGTTTCTGTAATACCTGGACATTAGAAATATCAGTTGCGCAACCTGTAAAGGTTTATGCGGGGATGCCCATTGGTCAGCTTATTTATTTTGTGGTAGAAGGCAATATCGGCACCATGTACAACACTAAGGGGAATGCCAAATACAACAATAAAACCACACGGCCTGTTGAAAGCATGATGTGGAAAAACAAATTCTAA